In Sphaerisporangium krabiense, the DNA window GCCGATCTGCTGGGCCACGCTCGCGTTCTCGAACTGGACGCCCAGCCCGGCCTCGCCGAGCAGCAGGCCGATGCCCAGGTAGATGAGCAGGGTCGGCAGGCCCGTGCGGTGGGCGATCCGGACGGAGGCGATGGCGGCGATCACCACGACGGACGCGAGGAGTAGCCAGATATTCAGATTCATCGGCCCTCCCTGTCGTGATTTTCCGCCCATTGTGGCGTATTAGTATGGTCCTCTACCACGAGGAACTACTTTGAGCTACCGTCACACGCGACACGGATGAGAGATCTACGGATTCATGGGTGAACGGTAGTGACGGACGAGTCTTCCCCGTACCTGAAGAACCCGGCGGTTCTTGACGGTCTGAGGAAGGACGATTCCGCCGGCGACGGCGACGACGTCCAGGAGGCTCCTCCGAAGAAGCGGCGGTTACTGCGCCGCGTCCTGATCGTGGTCGCGCTCGTCCTCGCCGTGGTGCTGGCGGCGGGCTTCGCGCTGGTGATGGAGCGTCAGATCACTCTGAACGGCAACATCCAGCGCATCACCGGGGCGTTTCCCGAAGAGGCGGGGCGGCCCGCGAAGACCGTGGGCGAGGCGCAGAACTGGCTGCTCATCGGGTCGGACAAACGGCCGGGCGAGGCGGGCTCCCAGCGGGCCGACACGATCATGGTCGTACACGTCCCTGCCGCCCGTGATCGGCTCACCCTCATCGGCATCCCCCGCGACTCTTATGTCCGCATCCCCGGGCACGGAAACAACAAGATCAACGCCGCGTACGCCTTCGGTGGGCCGAAGCTGCTGATCAGGACGGTGGAGGACCTCACCAAGATCCGCATCGACCACTTCGCCGCGCTGGACTTCCGCGGTTTCGTCGCGATGACCGAGGTGATCGGCGGCGTCGACGTCTACGTGTCGCGCAAGGTGTACGACCCGATGAACAAGGTCACCTGGCCGCAGGGCATGGTGCACCTGGAGGGCGAGAAGGCCCTGCTGTTCGTCCGGCAGAGGTACAACCTGCCCGGCGGCGACTTCGACCGCATCAAGCGGCAGCAGGCGTTCGTCCGCGCGATGGGCCACAAGATCATCAGCAGGGACCTGCTGACCAGCCCGCTGAAGCTCAACGCCTTCCTGGAGGCGCTCACCCGCGCGGTCAGCGTGGACTCCGGCGTCACGCTCAGCACGCTGCGCGACCTGGCCCTCGAGCTGCGCGACATCCGTCCCGACACGGTCGACTCCACGACGATCCCCACCAGCGGCACCGCCATGATCAAGGGGGCCAGCGTCGTCCGGGTCGACAGGAAGACCGGCGCGCGATTCTTCGCCGCGGTCCGCGACGACAAGCTGCAGGAATACTTCGACGACAATGGCGGTCTGGCGGATCTTCAAATCGTCTCGTGACGAAAATCCGTGACGAAAATCACACCCGTCCGAGCGTGACGATGCCCGAGGGAAGCGCCGCCATCGAAACCGCCATGTCGTGGGGTTCCGCGGGAATTCCCTCGATCAACTCGCCCTCGTGCAGCAGCGCGACCGTCGGCACGTTCGGCCCGACCCGGGCGAGCGCGCGGTCGTACGAGCCGCCCCCGCGCCCCAGCCTGACCCCGCTGGACGGGTCCACGGCGAGCGCGGGCACGATGACCAGGGCCGCGGTGCGGATGGCGTCCACGCCGCGCCGCGTGTCGACCGGCTCCATCAGGCCGCGCGGTCCCGGCTCCACCGATCCGGGACCGTCGTAGACGGCCCAGTCGAGGTCGTCGTCCGGCCGCAGGACCGGAAGGATCACGGTGGCGCCGTGCTTCCAGAGCGCGAAAACCAGGCCGTGCGTCGACGGTTCCGTGCCCAACGACCAATAGCACGCGACCAGCCCGGCCATTTGCACCCAGGGCCGGTCGAGTAGCGTTTCCCTGATCGCGGTCGCCGAGCCGCGCGGATCGGTGAGCCTTGTGCGCGCGGCCACGATCCTCCGGCGCAGCTCCGCTTTGTCCACTCGGCCCTCCATTAAGGTGCATCCATGGCTGACTACGATCCAGTGACGAAAGTCGTCATTCCCGCCGCCGGCCTCGGGACCCGCTTCCTTCCGGCGACCAAGGCGACCCCGAAAGAGATGCTGCCGATCGTCGACAAGCCGGCCATCCAGTATGTCGTCGAAGAGGCGGTGTCCGTCGGGCTCCTCGACCTCCTCATGGTGACAGGCCGGAACAAGCGCTCCATAGAGGACCACTTCGACCGCGCCTACGAACTGGAGGAGGTGCTGGCGGCCAAGGGCGACTCCGAGCGTCTGTCCCAGGTTCTCGAACCCGTCGAGATCGCCACCTTCCACTATGTACGCCAGGGTGAGCCCAAGGGCCTGGGCCATGCCGTCCTGTGCGCCAAGCAGCACGTCGGCAACCACCCGTTCGCCTGCCTGCTCGGCGACGACATGATCGACCACCGTGACCACCTGCTCAAGCGCATGATCGAGGTGCGCGACACCTACGGCGGCAGCGTGGTCGCCCTCATGGAGGTCCCCAGGGAGCAGGTCTCGCTGTACGGCTGCGCCGAGATCCAGCCCACCTCCGAGGACGACGTGGTCCGCGTGACGGGCCTCGTCGAGAAGCCCCCCGCGGACGAGGCGCCGTCCAACTGGGCGGTCATCGGCCGCTACGTCATCGACCCCGCCGTGTTCGAGGTCCTGGAGAACACCCCGCCGGGGCGCGGCGGCGAGATCCAGCTCACCGACGCCCTTCTCGAACTGGCCGGGCGCACCAACGAGGACGGCGGCCCCGTCCACGGCGTGCTGTTCCGCGGGCGCCGCTACGACACCGGCAACAAGCTCGACTACCTGCGCACGGTCGTCCAGTTCGCCGCCGAGCGCCCCGATCTGGCCCCCGACTTCATCCCCTGGCTCCGCGAGTTCCTCGACCGGCATTCCGGGTGATGATCAGATCATGGTCGCGATGAGATCGGTCGACGCACACCTCGCCGAGATCCTCGCCGCCGTGCGCCCGCTCGACCCCGTCGTCCTCGGCCTCGACGCGGCGCTCGGCGCCATCCTGGCCGAGGACGTCGAGGCCCCCGTCGCGCTGCCCCCGTTCGACAACTCCGCCATGGACGGGTACGCCGTGCGGGCCGCCGACGTCGCCGCGGCGAGCGAGGACCAGCCCGTCGTGCTCCCGGTCACGCTCGACGTCGCGGCCGGCGACGGCGCCCGGCGCGCGGTCGCCGCCGGGCACGTCACGCGGATCATGACCGGCGCGCCGGTGCCCGAGGGCGCCGACGCCGTGGTGCCGGTCGAGTGGACCGACGGCGGCGTGTCCGAGGTCGCCATCCGCAGGCCCGCGCCCGCGGGCAACGCGATCCGCAGGTCCGGTGAGGACGTCCGGCCCGGCGACGTCGTCCTGTCCTCCGGCGCCGTGCTCGGCCCCGCTCAGCTCGGCATCGCCGCCGGGGTGGGCAGGAGCGCGGTCCGGGTCCGCCCGCGGCCCCGCGTGCTCGTGCTGTCCACGGGCGCCGAGCTGGCCGAGCCTGGCACTCCTCTCGCCCACGGGCAGATCTGGGAGTCCAACAGCTTCACGCTCGTCGCGGCCGTCCGCCAGGCGGGCGGCGAGGCGGTCCGCAGGCGCGCCGTCGGCGACGACCCCGCCGAGTTCAAGGACACGCTCGACGCGCTGCTCGGCGAGGCGGACGCCGTGATCACCAGCGGCGGCATCTCCATGGGCGCCTACGAGCCGGTCAAGGAGGCCCTGGCGCCGCTCGGGACGGTCCGCTTCGAGAAGGTCGCCATGCAGCCGGGCATGCCGCAGGGGTTCGGGCTGCTCGGCGAGCGGCAGGTCCCGATCTTCACGCTTCCCGGCAACCCCGTCTCGTCGTACGTCTCGTTCGTCCTGTTCGTGAAGCCCGCGCTGGCCGTGATGCGGGGACTGCCCGCCGCGCCCGCGCCCACCGTCACGGCGACGCTCACGTCCGCGGCACGGTCCCCGGCGGGCAAGCGGTCCTTCCTGCGCGGGGTGCTCGGGACGGACGGCGCCGTCGCCCCCGTGCACGGGCAGGGGTCCCATCAGCTCGCCGCGCTGGCCTCGGCCAACGCGCTCATCGTCGTGCCCGAGGACGTGACCGGACTGACGGAGGGGGAGGCCGTGGAGGTGATCCCGCTGTGAGCGAGCTCAGCCACATCGACGAGTCGGGTGCGGCGCGCATGGTGGACGTCTCGGCCAAGGACGTCGGCGCCCGCACGGCCCTCGCCACGGGCAGGGTCCTGCTGTCGCCCGAGGCCGTGGCCGTGCTGCGGTCCGGCGACGTGCCGAAGGGGGACGCGATCGGGGTCGCCCGCATCGCCGGGATCATGGGGGCCAAGCGGACGCCCGACCTCGTCCCGTTGTGCCATCCCATCGCGCTGCACGGCGTCAAGGTCGAGATCGCCGTCGTGGACGCGGGCGTCGAGATCACGGCGCGCGTGAAGACCGCGGACCGTACGGGCGTGGAGATGGAGGCGTTGACGGCCGTCTCGGTCGCGGCCCTGGCCATGGTGGACATGATCAAGGCGGTGGACCCGGCCGCGGTGATCAGCGATGTCCGGGTCGAGGAGAAGACCGGCGGCAAGACCGGCGTCTGGACCCGGCCGTGAGGGCGCTGGTCGTCACGGCGTCCAACCGGGCAGCCGCAGGCATTTATCCCGATAAATCGGGACAACTGCTGGTGCGGCTGCTCGCCGAGGCCGGCTGCGAGCAGGTGGACGGTCCCCGCGTCGTCCCCGACGGCGACCCGGTCGAGGCCGCGCTGCGCGAAGGCGTCCGCGCGGGATACGACGTGATCGTCACCACCGGCGGCACCGGCCTCACCCCCACGGATCTCACGCCCGAGATGACCCGCCGCGTCCTCGACCGCGAGATCCCCGGCATCGCCGAGGCCGTCCGCCAGGCCAACCGCGACAAGGTCCCGGCGTCCGTACTCTCCCGAGGGCTGGCCGGCCAGGCGGGGACGACCCTCATCGTCAACCTGCCCGGATCCTCCGGGGGCGTGCGGGACGGCATGGCCGTCCTCGCCCCCGTGCTGCGGCACGCGGTCGACCAGATCAGAGGCGGAGACCATCCCAATCCCTGAGGTAAGCAGGCCGCAATGGCGAACTCATGCTCCGGGAGGGGATGATTGACCCGTGGATCGACTTCGCGGCTGGCCGGCCACCCTCAAAGAGGGGCCGGTAGGACTCCGGCCGCTGCGGCTGCGCGACGTGGGCGTCTGGCGCGAGACGCGGCTGCGCAACGCCGACTGGCTCCGTCCCTGGGAGCCGAGCAACCCTGAGACCCCCCTGTTCCGCACCGGCCTCGGCCCCTACATCTCGATGGTCGGCACCCTGCGCCGCGAGGCACGGCAAGGGCTCGCGCTCCCCTGGGTCGTCACCTGGCGCGGGGCCTTCGCCGGCCAGCTCACCGTCGGCGCGATCGTCTGGGGCTCGGCGCGCTCCGCCCAGGTCGGCTACTGGATCAGCGGCTCCCTCGCCGGGCGCGGCATCATCCCCACGGCGCTCGCCATGGCCGTCGACCACTGCTTCTTCCGGGTCGGCCTGCACCGCCTGGAGGCCAACATCCGCCCCGAGAACCACGCCAGCCGCCGGGTCGTCGAGAAGCTCGGCTTCCGCGAGGAGGGCATCCGCCGCCGTCAGCTCCACATCGACGGCGCCTGGCGCGACCACATCTGCTACGCCCTCACCCTTGAGGACGTCCCGCGCGGGCTGCTGTCGCAGTGGAGGCAGACCTGGGAGAAGACGGCCCGCGACTGACCGCCGGGTACCGGACGATGGATACGTTTGACGTATCCGTGGGGATAAACAGGTTGACGATCTCGCGACACACCGCACTGAATGCTCGTCAACCAGTGACGCGCGGTCCTACGGTGCGTCACGTGAACACATTTGCGACGGCACCCGGGTCCCGTGCCGTGTTCACGCTGCCCGGAGGTCGGCGATGAGCAGCGCCTTCCTCTACCTCGGCATCGTCCTCATGTGGCTCTGCGTCCTCGTACCCATGTGGCTGCGCCGCGACCGCCACTCGATCGACGTCATCGAGCCCTTCGGCCCCCACGAGGACCGCTCCGACCTCCAAGAGCCGAACGGCGACACCCTCACCGACGTCCCGGTCTCCGACCTCCCCGCCGCCACCCCGTCAGACGACGACGAGATCACCGTAGAACTCGACAACCCCGCCACCCCCCGCGGCCACTCCTCCACGGGACCGGCCCGAGCCCGTCCGTCCTCGTCCCCCGAACCCATCCGGGGAGGGCCGTCCAAGTCCGACGCGGAGCCCGTCCGGGCAGAGCGCTTTTCCCCATCCGAGGATCCGGCGGACGCCACCCCCGTCTCCGAGCTGACCGCCGCCGAGGAGTCCGCACGGGACGAGCGGCGCCGCCGCGCCCGCGTGGTGGCCCGCCGCCGGCGCTGGCTCCTGTGCATCGCCCTGCTCCACATCGCCTCACTCGTCACGGCCGCCGTCGGCGTGGCCCCCTGGTGGAGCGTGGCCCCCTCCGCCGTCCTGCTGGTGGCCTACCTCTCCGTGCTCCGCGTCGCGGTCGCCGTGGACCGCGAACGCCGCCTCGCCGCCGCCGAGGCCTACGCCGAACACGAGCGCTTGCAACGCGAGCGCCACCACGCCCGCGAACTCGCCGCCCAGCGCGCCGAAGCCGAGATCATCCAGTTCCGCAAGCCCACCGAGCCCTTCGACCAGCACGCCGACCGCACCCGCCGCGCCGTCGGCGACTGACCCCCCAGAACGATCACCCACTCCGGATGGCGCGGACGGCCCCCAAAGTTTGCTAATCTGGTCGAGTCCTCGGGGCTGTAGCGCAGTCCGGTAGCGCACTTCGTTCGCATCGAAGGGGTCAGGGGTTCGAATCCCCTCAGCTCCACCCAGGTCAAAGGCCCGTCAGGCATGATTCTGACGGGCCTTTTCGCTGCTCAGGTACTACAAGCGGACCTTGGGATAGCCTGCCCCGGACGCGGGCGGTAGAGCCTACGTGGAGATCTCCTGTCCAGGAGTCAGCGAAAAGTCAGCGAAGACCGCGCGAGCCCGATCGTTCCGGTCCCGGGAAGCGTGCGTGTAGCGGTTGAGCGTGGTCGAGATCCGCTCATGCCCGACGAGGCCGGCGACATCGTTCACTGGGACGCCGTCTGAGACGAGCCAGGTCGCGTAGCAGTGTCGTAGATCGTGGAACCGCAGCGATTCGCCGGCGTGCCTGGCGACGTCCGAGACCGCCTCTTCCTTGGTCGGGAAGGGTGTCCTGCCATCCCCGCCGAGAAGCGATGAGGGTACGGCGGACGGCCGAAGCGGGCGGTGAGGTGTCGGCCCCGTGGGGGCACACCCGGAGGAGTCGAGAGGGAAGGGCAACAGCAGCCCTTGATGCCATCCACGGCCGACATGTCCAAGGACCTGCCCGAGACACCATTGCCAGAGTCCGGGGGCCGCGCCCGCCCACGGGCGGCTGCGGCTCTTCGGCCGGTCCGCCCGCGGTCAGCGCGCCCCCGCGTCGCAGCGCGACGCGGCGGTGATGGCGGCTGCCGGATTGCTCGGTGCCATGGGACCTCTCCAAGGGGGTGAACCCGAGGGAGACAGGCACCGATCCGGGAGTCGAAGCCGGACATCATGACTCGGAGCGCACGGCAGACGTCGAGGCGAGGCAGGAGGGGCGGGTGAAGGTGAGAGAAAGAGCAGATTGGGGCGCTGCCCCAAACCCCGGCCCTCCTCAGAGATGAGGGGACCGTGCAAAGCTGCGGGTCGGTGCGTGGGATGTGGTCATCTCCTCGCCGGCCCCACAAGGGGTGCCAGACCGTCCGCCCGAGGTCAAGTCGTCCCCTGACCGTAGGACAACCAGCGCGCGAGGAACGGCGACCGGTACATGGAACACACAAAGGACGACTTGACCCCGGGCTACCGGCCCGGCATGGCTGACCTGCCCGACGAGGAGATGACCAAAAACCCCGCTTTATGGGACGCCGAGCGGCCAGAGACAGTCCCGCGCGAGTGACAAACCGAACGACAACCACCATGGACAGCCGGGGACGTAGTTGGACGACGAGGAACTATCGTCGCTCCTACCTTGGCGTTCCAGCTTCGCGACTGGACGGTCGCTTACCGCAACGTGAAGGCGTGGCGCGATTGGTGAAGCATCGTCCGATTATTCCCACATCCTGCGAGTGCCTTTCCCCTTGCAAGGTCGGCACTCCACACCATACGCCCAGCTCGGGGAGAAGTCCCGTCCACTTCCGCCACATACCCCGCACGGATACGTCGTTGCCTGTAAGGTTTGTGGGCTAAGAATCGGGGTGCGGTTGCGTTCAAGCGCCCTTCGGCGTGCGGAATCCTCCTCCATAGCTTCCACGATTGAAATTATGATCTGGCCGATCGTGCGCAGGACACGGAGTGCTCTCGAAGCTAATCTGTGCATCTGTCTGTTCCTACACGACAACTGTCGGGCACACTATCTACCGCAAGGCAACAACCTGGCTACTATAAGTCACGCACCGTGCGGTGACTTGCCCCTTCGACCGAGACACCGCTTTTCGGTACGTCCCCTTGTAATCGGGTACTTTGGCTGACCTTCAGCGGAGCTGGTAGCCCAGCTCAAGGCGCGAGCTGAGCACCAGGACGGACCAGATCTACGACACTTCACCGCCGCGGCGGCATCAGCTGGCCCGCTTTGAGGCAGTCAGCGAAAAGCCAGCGAGTTTGCTACTACGGGGCCGCTGGGGAGATCACTAGATGCCAGAGCGAGCGCATGTGACAGCCCCCGTTGGCACTCGCTGATCCTGTCCATCACACCTCACCCGCGTTCGCATCGAAGGGGTCAGGGGTTCGAATCCCCTCAGCTCCACCCAGGGCCGTTCTTGGTTTGCTGAAGAACGCTTTACGAGATCCCGTCCGGTCGCTTGATCGGGCGGGATCTCGTCGTTTCCGAGGTCTTGTGACCACTGGGCGGGCTGATCGTGGCTCGTGTGGTGGTCGCGGCGGAGGGCGTTGGTGGTGTTGGGTTGCTGTGAGCGCGTGCGAGGCGTCCTGCCGGATGCCTTCGGCATAGGACGCCGCCAGTCCTGTCCCGGCACACCAGTTCCCTGGAAGGGAACGACGTGATGAAGGGCGGTGTGCTGACCAAGTCGATGTGTGACCCTGGGCGAGCGCCCGGAGTTCCTTGGTGCAGGCTCCGAGGAGCATGACGCCGGTTCTACAGCCACCTCTCGCGCAGAGGAGCAATCCACGGTTTCGAGTGTGGCGACGGTGTGGAGGTATGGGGCGGGTAGCGTGCAAACCATCGTACGGATGAGGTGTCGCCCTTACCGTCGCAAGATATGCAGACAGTGGATGTACTGGTCGTAGGTGCGGGTCTGGCCGGCCTGTGCACGGCCCGCCTGCTCGCGCGGCGGGGACTGAACGTGATGGTGGTCGACCGTCGTAGGTCGCTGTCGACGGGCATTCGCACGACGGGGATCTTCGTACGCCGCACCCTCGATGACTTCGATGTGCCGGATCACCTGCTCGGGCCAGGTGTCCGGGACGTGCTGCTGTATCCGCCGTCGCGGCGGGCGCCGATCAGGCTCACCAGCGACCGGGACGAGTTCCGCGTGGCCGACATGGCGGCCGTCTACGAGCACGCGCACCGCGCGGCTGAGTCAGCCGGGGCGCGGGTCATCTTGGGCGTACGGTATGTCGGCGCGTCGATGGGCGTTGTGCGGTTCGCGGGTGCGGAACCGGTGAGGGCCCGGTTCATCGTCGGCGCGGACGGCGCCCGCTCCCGAGTGGCCCGTGATCTCGGCCTCGATGTCAACCGGCGCTTCCTCGTCGGCGCCGAGATCGTCCACCCGATCGCGCCGGGCACGGCCAGCCCGGCGTTCCACTGCGTGCTGGATCCCCGGATCGCTCCGGGGTACCTGGGATGGGTCATCGACGACGGCCGGCACGCGCATGTCGGCGTCGCGGGGTATCCGAACGCGATGCGCACCGGCATCCGCCACCTGCTGGACGCCTTCGTCGCGGATGCGCCCGGCAGTACACCGCCGGCCGGGCCGGTCGAGCGCCGAGGTGGCCCGATCCCGGTCGGCGGTGTGCTGCGACGGTTGGTGTGCCCCGCCGGACTGCTCGTCGGAGACGCGGCGGGCGCGGTGTCGCCGCTGACGGCCGGTGGGCTGGATCCCTGTTTGCGCATGTCCGAACTGGCCGCGGCGGTCATCGCCGGGTACCTGCGTACCGGCGACCAGCGCATCCTGAGCCGGTACGACGGGGACGAGTTGCGGGCCCGGTTCCGAGGCCGACTGTTGTTGCGCCGCGTATTCGCCGGCATCCGATCCCCCGCCGCGGCAGAAGCGGCGGTGGCTGTGCTCCGCGGTCGTGCCGGTCGTGCCTTGGCGGCGCGGGTCCTGTTCGGCGACGGCTCGTTTCCCGAAGTCACCCCACGGCTCGCGGACCTGGCAATCGACCACCCTTACCGGTAACTTCCGATCGGTTCCAGCGCGATGCTGCCCGCATGTTGGTGTCGTACGCTGCCCTCGCCGTATTGGCCACCAAGGGAAGGGCGCGACAGGTGCGTGTTATGGCCGGCCGCCGTATGTCGGAGCGACAGCAATAGCAAGGCCGCGATCTTCGATGCTGCTTTTCCGTCCCAGGTCGAACCTACTCGTGGACATTCCTCGTCGTTCCACATATCACTGCGGGCGCGGCGTATAGGGCTCCAGAGCGGTGATGTCGATGTCCGCGTCGGGCCAGCGGTGGCGTAGCGCCTCGGCCAGATGCTGACACAGGCCTGCCAGTTGCGGCAGGGCATGATGCTCCTGAGCGGTGGAAGCGGCGGCCTCCAAGGTGGAGACGAGTTGGGCGCGGCTCGCATCGCCCGCCGCACGCCCATCCAGCACCTGCAGACGCCAGAGGCGGACGAACGCGAAGGCCATGCACGCCGCCGCCAAGGCTCTGCCGTAGAGCCGCTCGTCCTCGGCCTGCGGCACCCCGGCCGCCAGAGCACGCCGGTAGACCTCGCCGACCTGTGGCAGAGGTGCGGAACCAGCAGGGCGCGCTGTCATCGTACTCACCCGCATCCACGCCGGACCCGGAACATGCAGGCAGACGGCGTCGTGCAGGGCATGGGTGAAGCCGGCGAACTCGAAGTCGATCAGACGCGCATCGGGCGGCCCGTCCGAGCGAACCAGGACATTGTTGCTCTCCGGATCACCGTTGCTCAGCGCCAGGAACGGCCCTGGATCGGCCAACTCCGCCAACGCGAGGGCGAACTCGCGCTCTACCGCCCCGGTGACCGGCACCCCTAGCACCCCGGCCTGCGACAGCCCCTCTTGGCGCAGCCGGGCGACGCGCCCAAGCCGATCAGCCTCCGCATCGACCTGTCCCAGGCGTTCCCGCCGCCGGTAGTACCGCTCCGCGTGTCCGGCTGTGATCGCGCCAAGCTCGCCGCGGGCGCGGGCGAAAGCCTCCAGGCGTTCGGCATGCGCGACGACGCCGTCCCCGCGTAACAGTCCATCCAGTGCGACCCGCGGTGCCAGATCCTCAAGTATGACGCGCCCCGCGAGAAGATCCTCGGCCAGCACGCGTGGCGCCAGATCCACTTGGAGATCCTCTGACAGGAACCGCAGTGCGGACACCTCTGTGCGTAATCGCCATGCCTCGGTTTGCCTGCCGTCAACGTGAGGTCCCATCCACTTGACGATCACGAACTCCCCGCGGTCGGTGCGAGCCCGGGCGACCCGCCACGGCTCCAACCTGGTCCACTCCACCACGTCGATCATCTTGATCGCGACGGGCGGCCGGTCCTGAGCCGGCTGGAAAGACGGGGTCAGGAGAGGCCCTTGATGATGCCGGCGGCGAACTCGGAGATCCAGGCGCCGATGGTGCGGCCCCATGTGGTGGTGCCGAAGAACATGCCGAACAGGCAGGCGGTGATGAAGGTGGGCCACTGGCGTCCCTTGAGCATGAACGTGCAGACGGCGATCACACCGAAGATCAGGGTCAGGACAGCCTGCATGGCGGCCGCGGTCATGGGGTGGCTCCTTGAGATGGGGGACGGCCGGGTGCCGGCCTGGAGAGGGGAATGGGCAAGTGCTCGGAGGCTGTCAGCGGTTGATCGGGGCGCGGCCGCATGTGGATCGCAGGTCAGGTGTTTCGCTTGTGGCTTGGCCAGATCTCGTGATCCGGGTCCCACCAGATGATGTGGAAGCAGTTCCCTTGCAAGAAGCCGTAGAGGCGTAGCGTTCCGCCGAGGCGGAGGCGGGAGATCTTGGTCATGTCCGTCAGGTGGAGTTCCGCGAGCCGTTCGCGTGACGTCGGGTTGGGCAGGTCGGCCACGTCGTAGTGTTTGCCGGGCTCTTCTCCGTGGTTGAAGATCTCGTTGACGGTCATGGTCTCGAAGTGCGCCAGCTTGTCCAGCACCTCATGCATGGTCCCGGCGTCCACCTTGTCGAAGCTCCATGGCCCGTCGCGGTCGACGTGGCAGAACCGCCAGGAGAGACGCTTGTCCGAGCCGTCCTCGCCGGGCAGCACCACCGCGGATCGCACGAAGGGCTTCGCGCCCTTGGCCGGCGTGGTGTGCTGCGCGGCGACCTGCTTACGCTTGCCGGCCATCGGCGGCGACGAGA includes these proteins:
- a CDS encoding phosphotransferase, whose protein sequence is MIDVVEWTRLEPWRVARARTDRGEFVIVKWMGPHVDGRQTEAWRLRTEVSALRFLSEDLQVDLAPRVLAEDLLAGRVILEDLAPRVALDGLLRGDGVVAHAERLEAFARARGELGAITAGHAERYYRRRERLGQVDAEADRLGRVARLRQEGLSQAGVLGVPVTGAVEREFALALAELADPGPFLALSNGDPESNNVLVRSDGPPDARLIDFEFAGFTHALHDAVCLHVPGPAWMRVSTMTARPAGSAPLPQVGEVYRRALAAGVPQAEDERLYGRALAAACMAFAFVRLWRLQVLDGRAAGDASRAQLVSTLEAAASTAQEHHALPQLAGLCQHLAEALRHRWPDADIDITALEPYTPRPQ